Proteins from a genomic interval of Erwinia sp. SLM-02:
- the mdtD gene encoding multidrug transporter subunit MdtD: MNASPPSSVRWQLWIVAFGFFMQTLDTTIVNTALPSMAASLHESPLHMHSVIVSYVLTVAIMLPVSGWLADRFGVRNVFFSAIILFSIGSLCCALSATLDQLIMARVVQGIGGAMMVPVGRLTVMKLVPRDQYMAAMTFVTIPGQIGPLMGPTLGGVLVEYASWHWIFLINIPVGIVGAVATLRLLPNFTLIARRFDFTGYLLLAVGMATLTLALDGQRGLGISPLLLCLFILAGVFAMLFYLLHARHNDLALFSLKLFDNRVFSIGLLGSLTARIGSGMLPFMTPLFLQIGMGYSPLHAGLMMIPMVLGNMGMKRIVVQIVNRFGYRHVLVGSTVALALVTLLFPVVALLGWSLLLPLVLFLQGMVNAIRFSAMNTLTLKELPDDLASSGNSLLSMVQQLSMSIGVTVAGLLLGTFGHQAAADSPLVHQAFIWTYLCMALVIALPALVFWRVPAEIAPNTVLARRRKQ; this comes from the coding sequence GTGAACGCCTCGCCGCCCTCCTCCGTTCGCTGGCAGCTGTGGATCGTTGCCTTCGGGTTCTTTATGCAGACGCTGGATACCACCATCGTCAACACGGCGCTGCCGTCGATGGCCGCCAGCCTGCATGAAAGCCCGCTGCATATGCATTCGGTGATCGTCTCCTACGTGCTGACGGTAGCGATTATGCTGCCGGTCAGCGGCTGGCTGGCGGACAGGTTTGGCGTGCGTAACGTGTTTTTCAGCGCCATTATCCTGTTCAGCATCGGCTCGCTGTGCTGTGCCCTTTCCGCCACGCTGGATCAGCTGATTATGGCGCGGGTGGTTCAGGGCATCGGCGGGGCGATGATGGTGCCGGTGGGCCGCCTGACGGTAATGAAGCTGGTGCCGCGCGACCAGTATATGGCGGCGATGACCTTCGTCACCATCCCCGGGCAGATTGGTCCGCTGATGGGGCCGACGCTGGGCGGTGTGCTGGTGGAGTACGCCAGCTGGCACTGGATTTTCCTTATTAACATTCCGGTGGGCATCGTCGGTGCCGTCGCCACCCTGCGGCTGCTGCCCAACTTCACCCTGATCGCCCGCCGTTTCGATTTTACCGGCTACCTGCTGCTGGCGGTGGGCATGGCGACGCTGACGCTGGCGCTGGACGGTCAGCGCGGGCTGGGGATTTCTCCTCTGCTGCTGTGCCTGTTTATTCTTGCCGGGGTGTTTGCCATGCTGTTTTATCTGCTGCACGCCCGCCACAACGACCTCGCCCTGTTCAGCCTGAAGCTGTTTGATAACCGCGTGTTCTCCATCGGCCTGCTCGGCAGCCTGACCGCCCGCATCGGCAGCGGTATGCTGCCGTTTATGACGCCGCTTTTCCTGCAGATCGGCATGGGATACAGCCCGCTGCACGCCGGGCTGATGATGATCCCGATGGTGCTGGGCAATATGGGCATGAAGCGCATCGTGGTGCAGATCGTTAACCGCTTTGGCTATCGCCACGTGCTGGTGGGCTCCACCGTCGCGCTGGCGCTGGTGACGCTGCTGTTCCCGGTGGTGGCGCTGCTGGGCTGGAGCCTGCTGCTGCCGCTGGTGCTGTTTTTACAGGGCATGGTGAACGCCATCCGCTTTTCGGCCATGAATACCCTGACGCTGAAAGAGCTGCCGGACGATCTCGCCAGCAGCGGTAACAGCCTGCTGTCGATGGTACAGCAGCTGTCGATGAGCATCGGCGTCACCGTTGCCGGGCTGCTGCTGGGCACCTTCGGCCATCAGGCGGCGGCGGACAGCCCGCTGGTGCATCAGGCGTTTATCTGGACCTACCTTTGTATGGCGCTGGTGATTGCCCTGCCCGCGCTGGTGTTCTGGCGCGTACCGGCGGAAATCGCCCCTAATACGGTACTGGCCCGCAGGAGAAAACAATGA